CTTATAGGTATGAAGGAACACGCTAAGTAGACATGCTAACATAAACTAAATGTGCTTTAATGTccttacaataatatataaaagggaCCTAAACCTGTCTCGTCTTATAAGTCCTGCAGGTACACAGTTGttattaataaaccaaaaaataattgcattccAACAATAACAGATAACCCACTGAAAGAAATGTTTAgtgtttaaagtttttaaacactgaaatttacattaatttatttgggtGCAGTGATCCAGTCAATAAACTTAGAGACTTTACCATACACACCTGGGTATCCAAGTCTGTGCCAGGACCTGgacctattattttaaatattatgtatccaATTTTACTTACTGTCTGTGTGATGATCTTTTGAGATCGATTAATTTTATAGACGAAAAGTTTCATTATCTTTctatgtttttgtattaactatTACCGGGtgggtgatccattgaaatttgatcaCTCCCAAAcaattgggcgtctccaagattACCGTCTACGTTGTCAGCAAGTTTGAAACATTTCAAATGAAGAAGAACTCTGTGGTAAAGGGCAAACTGGATTGGGAATAAAAATAGGACAGGACACAactatcatatatttaaaagactaaatcatatatattatttataaaaatactctatttgatatagtgtattttgaagaatgatcaAGGCGTAACCCAAACTCAactctgttcatttttttaaacttataaatacaaattcaaatgattatactatattaattttttctatctaATATAAACCCAAATTCTTTTAAAAGTGTAACTCCAGTAAATATcagaaaactttatttactctCCCAACCTTActaaaaatagagaataaagACCCAGCATTAGTTATGTAGTAACTAACTAGTAAAGTAATTAGCCACTGTAGTCTGATTAAGCTGAAACAAAACCCAGACTGGACTGTAGTATTAAATTAAGacttatattacatatatcaaaaaatataacgatttggtaaaatttttaaatctatgtcttcctgaaataattatttaaattttggctTATGCCCAGTcgttattaataaagcaaaacatATCATAATTCAGAAACTGTAACTGACTCACTTatacaaccaaaaaatttaaagattttccacttaaataaattattatttttttaagtttttatcaaagaaattaaGATTAAAAGTCACATTAATCAATTACAAATCATTGAATCAAATTAACTATTCAAAATAGTTGAACGAAAAACAAGTCCCTGGTTTTTAGATACtatctaaattttattataagtagttggattttcaaaaatttccattaaacttaaatataaaccTTGCAGACGTCATtgctattattaatttacatacacATTAAAGCCATTAAGAATATGTGCTAGTTCTTCTGTTAACTTTATTCTtagtttgatagtttttttaccgttatttttttaaacttaaaattttatgttttatgatgTGCTAAGCTCTTGGTTtcgtcaaaaaatttatattttgttttgcatAAAATCATTAAGAATACACACTTATGGCCtttgaataaacataaattcaaaaaataacaacactgacattcatttttccattattattataaaaatgttaaaaagtcACACTATTAATTACAAAccatgtgacaaaaaaaaaaaaaagttctgagaAAGATCTAATCCTAAAAGTATGaatactatacatacatatattatttccaaTTCAAACACATTGTTGTTGTGttcataaacataattttttttaaataaactgtttatgtaattataagatCCTCATTGCCAGTCACTCCAATTCAATGGCTGGGTGTTTCACTCAAagaatttaataacaatattcggcacaattatgataaataaagaaatgacaatacaattaattagaaaattgggtggatatattttcaaaactttcaaataattgacaaattgaaatcaaaatttatctattGGTGTTCAGCAATCCAGTCAATGAACTTGGAGACCTTGCCGTAGACACCTGGGTATCCAGGAGCAGCACAACCATATCCCCAGGAAACAATACCAACGAGGGTTCCGTCTTGAGCCAATGGACCACCAGAGTCGCCTTGGCAGGAGTCTTTTCCAGGGGCAGCAGCACAGATCATGGTCTCATCAATAGATCCATAGTAGGCATCGCTACagtctaatataaaatatcttatgtaAATTCATAAACATCGTATATGAATATGATTATGAGTCTCACCTTCATCAGAAACAACTTGGACTGTAACAGCTTTAAGAACTGGAGAAGCTGGACCACTGGAGGAGATAGTTCCCCATCCGGAAACAACAACATCACCGATGAATTCTTGGTCCTTTTCTGGGAGAGCAATAGGCTTGACTTTcctattaagaaaataaaaattaacgatTGTCACAGGAATGGCATGATAGAGTTCTTACTCGTTGAAGTGCAAGGAGgacttcaattttaaaagacaaacGTCATAGTTGGTTCCATGGGATGCAAACTTCTCGTGGTATGTGATATCAGATACAGCAATCTTTTGTTCATCTCCACTAGTAGAAAAGAGATCGTGTTCACCAGCAACAACTTGGACTTCCGATGGGTAGAAGCTGTCACAGCAATGAGCAGCAGTGATGATAGTGTCCTTGTCCATGACAGAAGCACCACAGAAGTGGAATCCTCCTGTAGTTTGGAATGAAATTTGGAAGGGAATAGAGTTGGGTTCAACTTCTTCTCCTCCGACGATTCTTCCACCGAATCTGTGTCTCATGGACTTGACTTTCATGAAACTCTCAGAGTATTTGATCTGAGGGGGAACAGCATTGGCTGCAACAACTAGGAACAAAAGGGTACAGACGAATTTCATCATGTCTGTAAAATAAGATTGGATTTGATGGATAAGGTTTAATCTATTATCAGATCGATGTACTTACTGATTGTGTGACTTCTTGAAAAAACTATTTGCCTTATATatgatcaataattaattgtactCGAGTATCTTATTTGCACAGCTTGATAAAGTTTTTGATTATCAGAAATGcgtcataaatttttatttgtcaaatgaaagaaaacatttaaGGGAGACCAGGAACACAGTtgcaacattttaaattacGAAGAGCTATTTTGACTTGGAAACGCCAAAATGGAACCTAACTTACCTACTTAGGTCAGCTATtgttaaaatctatttataaaatataccaatatgtattttttctaccAATTGCATTTGAGTGCAAccatcaaatttttggaatagtTCCCATAATATTTACCTATATCATATACTCGTATTACTGATAAGTATTATATACTAGATAAATTAATGAACATCAGGATCCTTCCCTACGTAACAAACATGTTTGCTTGGGCaacgtaaatatataaaataatatggataaataaataattccaaaaagttGTGGAACTCTCTGGATCTGAGCATTACAATATCTCAAACTTCTTCTGAAGGATTGAGTTTTAATTACTGATATTATTTGCTCAAAGATTGTAAGGATTTATCAATGCAATTATGGTATGCCTAAAAGAATtgattaagtaaatataatataagttatttcctCTGTCACAGGTAGGATCCTCATCTATGAATTCTATTGGGGATTGTAGCTCTTGCATTGGTTTAtctattattccttttttctctCCCGTTATTTTATTAACTAGCTCTTCCTCAGTCtctatatcttaaaaaatgtcatctGGAATAACGTCAAAAGGCTAATTCTTGCCTTGCAGCCAAATAGAGCTTCTCATGGAGATCTCTTAATCCAAGGGTTCCATTTTTAATAAGCTGAACGAATCCCTAACtacaactgtttttttttatcttgtatcCAAGTATACAAACTATTTTCAATGTCCTGATTAGCTTGTTCTACACTCCCCAACTTTGTGACTGGCGTGGCTACAGGTGGACAATTTTTAAGACTGGTTAGTACTCCTTTAGACTAATTACCACTCTGTAATCTCTCTTGGTCCAATTCAACTGTTTTAGTTCATCCAGCTCGATGAGTACGTAATCGAAATATATTGTTGATTATAGGAAATAAGTTTACACCTACAAAACACAAGTATCCATGTACTATACATGACTTTGTATTgatatttacagtttttttaacttatatgtattatatacattgcCAACGTGTGAACCCAGTATCATATATAATTCCTAggtaatgtataatatattgtatattatataccttGCCTGAGACCATCAGGCATTATATACATtacagatatattatatatgatgcTAGATTTTCATACTTTGCCGGTAACAgagtgacagtctgtagcttgtctaaaaaaaaaaagtttattaacaatattttacattttatgaacatctttttattaataaaactgttTAAACGTACTCTTACCTACCCTAACAAAAATTCTCAGGGATTAATAATGttctatacatttaatatatgaatgtattacaagaaaataagcaTTGCTTAAAATCGAATTAGCAAAAAGatctattcatatttttaataatagaaaaatagtttatactctctaaaatttatagataaatattttcaaaaatactataaaatctTTTCCACcgtaaaaagttaaataaattcaaatcaagggctaattttgataatataaatataataaatcaattaaaagaacTTATAACATACATTACACAATTGTTTTATTTCGAACTTTccttaatttcataattattctacTCTAAAAATGGAGATCACCATAATCTAATTTTGCGACAAGAACccttttggatatatattttaacatctttgtttttgaattttctttctcCCCAAATTTCTTTTCTtcgaaatattttgataaaaattttctgTCCAACGTTTTGTCCTTCTACATGTTGTCTTTTTACGTTATACCCTTGTTCCTTCAATTCCTAATTGACACATCATTAATTAGaaaacatatcttatttatatttattcttgattAACATATCATAAACCCTGAAATGTGCATGTTTTTAACAAACGCTCTTATGGTTTTATGGGCTAATTTTGATAGCAGTATGTTTGATTCTAGATACAAATAGTTTTACGtttcaaaaaaggtcaaaatgtaCCTTTTTACCACCCACATTTCCCCTTAAAATTTTTCCATACTTAGATTAAGTTATACTACTTTTGGGAcgaagaatttgaaatttatcactgaacaaaacattattttatgtgttttatttctattttaaaaggtTATAGCGTTTATCAACTATATAATCAATCAAGTAATAAGTGTAtaagatacaaatataataaatcaaatagacttaattatatatatttgattgtaaaaaCACTTTAAGTCATTTAGTGTACTTTGAAAAATGGTTAAGGCGCACTCCAAACTCGACGgactcatttcattttttaaaactcattaatacaaattaaaatgattattatcaaataatttttgcatcCAGTATCAATAAGTTCTAAATTCATCTGAAAAGTGTGACTGCTATAATAACTGAAACTTGgcaataaaatgttttcttttactttctcaacctttttacaaaaatagatagaaaaaaGACAAAGCAATATGTGGTAAATAGCCAGAAAAGTAATTTGCCATTGTAGTCTGATTAAGCTGAGCAAAATTCAAAGTGGACTGTGGTATTTGGTATTAAATTAAGCCTTTATTAcattttgcttaaataaaaatcaaaatattcattaaaaattatatatctatgttttttccaattaaatctGTACTTTTGGCTTATAGGTATGAAGGAACACGCTAAGTAGACATGCTAACAGAAACTAAATGTGTTTTAATGttcttacattaatatataaaagggaCCTAAACCTGTCTCGTCTTATAAGTCCTGCAGGTACACAGTTGttattaataaaccaaaaaataattgcattccAACAATAACAGATAACCCACTGAAAGAAATGTTTAgtgtttaaagtttttaaacactgaaatttacattaatttatttgggtGCAGTGATCCAGTCAATAAACTTAGAGACTTTACCATACACACCTGGGTATCCAAGTCTGTGCCAGGACCTGgacctattattttaaatattatgtatccaATTTTACTTACTGTCTGTGTGATGATCTTTTGAGATCGATTAATTTTATAGACGAAAAGTTTCATTATCTTCTctatgtttttgtattaactatTACCGGGtgggtgatccattgaaatttgatcaCTCCAAAcaattgggcgtctccaagattACCGTCTACGTTGTCAGCAAGTTTGAAACATTTCAAATGAAGAAGAACTCTGTGGTAAAGGGCAAACTGGATTGGGAATAAAAATAGGACAGGACACAactatcatatatttaaaagactaaatcatatatattatttataaaaatactctatttgatatagtgtattttgaagaatgatcaAGGCGTAACCCAAACTCAactctgttcatttttttaaacttataaatacaaattcaaatgattatactatattaattttttctatctaATATAAACccaaattcttttaaaaagtgtaaCTCCAGTAAATATcagaaaactttatttactctCCCAACCTTActaaaaatagagaataaagACCCAGCATTAGTTATGTAGTAACTAACTAGTAAAGTAATTAGCCACTGTAGTCTGATTAAGCTGAAACAAAACCCAGACTGGACTGTAGTATTAAATTAAGacttatattacatatatcaaaaaatataacgatttggtaaaatttttaaatctatgtcttcctgaaataattatttaaattttggctTATGCCCAGTcgttattaataaagcaaaacatATCATAATTCAGAAACTGTAACTGACTCACTTatacaaccaaaaaatttaaagattttccacttaaataaattattatttttttaagtttttatcaaagaaattaaGATTAAAAGTCACATTAATCAATTACAAATCATTGAATCAAATTAACTATTCAAAATAGTTGAACGAAAAACAAGTCCCTGGTTTTTAGATACtatctaaattttattataagtagttggattttcaaaaaatttccattaaacttaaatataaaccTTGCAGACGTCATtgctattattaatttacatacacATTAAAGCCATTAAGAATATGTGCTAGTTCTTCTGTTAACTTTATTCTtagtttgatagtttttttaccgttatttttttaaacttaaaattttatgttttatgcgATGTGCTAAGCTCTTGGTTtcgtcaaaaaatttatattttgttttgcatAAAATCATTAAGAATACACACTTATGGCCtttgaataaacataaattcaaaaaataacaacactgacattcatttttccattattattataaaaatgttaaaaagtcACACTATTAATTACAAAccatgtgacaaaaaaaaaaaagttctgagaAAGATCTAATCCTAAAAGTATGaatactatacatacatatattatttccaaTTCAAACACATTGTTGTTGTGttcataaacataatttttttaaataaactgtttatgtaattataagatCCTCATTGCCAGTCACTCCAATTCAATGGCTGGGTGTTTCACTCAAagaatttaataacaatattcggcacaattatgataaataaagaaatgacaataccattaattagaaaattgggtggatatattttcaaaaactttcaaataattgacaaattgaaatcaaaatttatctattGGTGTTCAGCAATCCAGTCAATGAACTTGGAGACCTTGCCGTAGACACCTGGGTATCCAGGAGCAGCACAACCATATCCCCAGGAAACAATACCAACGAGGGTTCCGTCTTGAGCCAATGGACCACCAGAGTCGCCTTGGCAGGAGTCTTTTCCAGGGGCAGCAGCACAGATCATGGTCTCATCAATAGATCCATAGTAGGCATCGCTACagtctaatataaaatatcttatgtaAATTCATAAACATCGTATATGAATATGATTATGAGTCTCACCTTCATCAGAAACAACTTGGACTGTAACAGCTTTAAGAACTGGAGAAGCTGGACCACTGGAGGAGATAGTTCCCCATCCGGAAACAACAACATCACCGATGAATTCTTGGTCCTTTTCTGGGAGAGCAATAGGCTTGACTTTcctattaagaaaataaaaattaacgatTGTCACAGGAATGGCATGATAGAGTTCTTACTCGTTGAAGTGCAAGGAGgacttcaattttaaaagacaaacGTCATAGTTGGTTCCATGGGATGCAAACTTCTCGTGGTATGTGATATCAGATACAGCAATCTTTTGTTCATCTCCACTAGTAGAAAAGAGATCGTGTTCACCAGCAACAACTTGGACTTCCGATGGGTAGAAGCTGTCACAGCAATGAGCAGCAGTGATGATAGTGTCCTTGTCCATGACAGAAGCACCACAGAAGTGGAATCCTCCTGTAGTTTGGAATGAAATTTGGAAGGGAATAGAGTTGGGTTCAACTTCTTCTCCTCCGACGATTCTTCCACCGAATCTGTGTCTCATGGACTTGACTTTCATGAAACTCTCAGAGTATTTGATCTGAGGGGAACAGCATTGGCTGCAACAACTAGGAACAAAAGGGTACAGACGAATTTCATCATGTCTGTAAAATAAGATTGGATTTGATGGATAAGGTTTAATCTATTATCAGATCGATGTACTTACTGATTGTGTGACTTCTTGAAAAAACTATTTGCCTTATATatgatcaataattaattgtactCGAGTATCTTATTTGCACAGCTTGATAAAGTTTTTGATTATCAGAAATGcgtcataaatttttatttgtcaaatgaaagaaaacatttaaGGGAGACCAGGAACACAGTtgcaacattttaaattacGAAGAGCTATTTTGACTTGGAAACGCCAAAATGGAACCTAACTTACCTACTTAGGTCAGCTATtgttaaaatctatttataaaatataccaatatgtattttttctaccAATTGCATTTGAGTGCAAccatcaaatttttggaatagtTCCCATAATATTTACCTATATCATATACTCGTATTACTGATAAGTATTATATACTAGATAAATTAATGAACATCAGGATCCTTCCCTACGTAACAAACATGTTTGCTTGGGCaacgtaaatatataaaataatatggataaataaataattccaaaaagttGTGGAACTCTCTGGATCTGAGCATTACAATATCTCAAACTTCTTCTGAAGGATTGAGTTTTAATTACTGATATTATTTGCTCAAAGATTGTAAGGATTTATCAATGCAATTATGGTATGCCTAAAAGAATtgattaagtaaatataatataagttatttcctCTGTCACAGGTAGGATCCTCATCTATGAATTCTATTGGGGATTGTAGCTCTTGCATTGGTTTAtctattattccttttttctctCCCGTTATTTTATTAACTAGCTCTTCCTCAGTCtctatatcttaaaaaatgtcatctGGAATAACGTCAAAAGGCTAATTCTTGCCTTGCAGCCAAATAGAGCTTCTCATGGAGATCTCTTAATCCAAGGGTTCCATTTTTAATAAGCTGAACGAATCCCTAACtacaactgtttttttttttatcttgtatcCAAGTATACAAACTATTTTCAATGTCCTGATTAGCTTGTTCTACACTCCCCCAACTTTGTGACTGGCGTGGCTACAGGTGGACAATTTTTAAGACTGGTTAGTACTCCTTTAGACTAATTACCACTCTGTAATCTCTCTTGGTCCAATTCAACTGTTTTAGTTCATCCAGCTCGATGAGTACGTAATCGAAATATATTGTTGATTATAGGAAATAAGTTTACACCTACAAAACACAAGTATCCATGTACTATACATGACTTTGTATTgatatttacagtttttttaacttatatgtattatatacattgcCAACGTGTGAACCCAGTATCATATATAAT
The Lepeophtheirus salmonis unplaced genomic scaffold, UVic_Lsal_1.4 unplaced_contig_5005_pilon, whole genome shotgun sequence genome window above contains:
- the LOC121131371 gene encoding trypsin-1, producing the protein MMKFVCTLLFLVVAANAVPPQIKYSESFMKVKSMRHRFGGRIVGGEEVEPNSIPFQISFQTTGGFHFCGASVMDKDTIITAAHCCDSFYPSEVQVVAGEHDLFSTSGDEQKIAVSDITYHEKFASHGTNYDVCLLKLKSSLHFNEKVKPIALPEKDQEFIGDVVVSGWGTISSSGPASPVLKAVTVQVVSDEDCSDAYYGSIDETMICAAAPGKDSCQGDSGGPLAQDGTLVGIVSWGYGCAAPGYPGVYGKVSKFIDWIAEHQ